TCGGGGGGCGAAGCCCCGAGTTCTTCAGGGGCGCGGGGCTGTTTCGATCTGCGGCTTCGCCGCGCGGGCGCGACAAGCCGCGACGCACCTGCTTCCCGCCAACGCACCCTGATCGAGGGGCGAAGCCCCGAGTTCTTCAGGGGCGCGGGGAACTGCGCGAGCAACCACAAACGCACCCGCACCCGCCAACGAACCCCCCAACCCGAGTTCCAAAGCGCAGGGGGGTCCAGGGGGCGAAGCCCCCTAGGGGGCGCCCCCCGCGCACTACTTCACCACCGCTTCACTCCCGTGAGTGACAAGGCCCAGTGCCAACGCCCCGGTAGCGTTCCGTCAGTGATCGACCCGCACGCCCCCGCACCCCCCGGCGCCCCGCCCCGCCGGGGCGAGCCGGGCCGGGCGCCACTGCCCGTCCGCCCCGGCACAGGACGCTTCCTCGTCCTGACCGGCGTGTTCGTGTGCGCGGCCTGCGGACTGGTGTACGAACTCGAACTCGTCGCCCTCGCCTCCTACCTCATCGGCGACACCGTCACCCAGGCCTCCGTCGTCCTCTCGGTCATGGTCTTCGCGATGGGCATCGGCTCGCTCGCCGCGAAACGCCTGCGCTGCCGCGCGGCGGTCGGCTTCGGCGCGGTCGAGGCCGCCCTCGCCCTCGTCGGCGGCCTCAGCGCGATGGCCCTGTACGCCGTCTTCGCCTGGACCGGCGGCGACTGGGCCGGCGTCCCGGCCGCCGGCCCCCGCTGTCTGCTCGTCGCGTTCTCCCTGGCCATCGGCCTGCTGATCGGCGCCGAGGTGCCCCTCCTCATGGAGCTGATCCAGCGCATCCGCCGCCAGGAGGCGGGCGGCGCGGTCGCCGACCTCTTCGCCGCCGACTACGTGGGTGCCCTCGTCGGCGGCCTCGCCTTCCCCTTCCTCCTCCTGCCGCTGCTCGGCCAGTTGGAGGGCGCCCTGCTCACCGGCGCGGTCAACGCCCTGGCAGGCGCCGCCCTCGTCCTCGGCCTGTTCGGCCGTGACCTCCCCCCGCGCGCCCGCCGCGTCCTCCTCACCGTCAACGTCACCGTGCTCGGCCTGCTCGCGACCGCCGCGTTCCTCGTCGGCGACTTCGAACGGGCCGCCCGGCACGCGGTGTACGGGGCGGACGTCCGGGTGGCGCTGCACACGGACGTGCAGGAGGTCGTCCTCACCGGCGGCGACCACGGCCGCCCCCTCGACCTCTTCCTCGACGGCCGGCTGCGGGTCAGCGGCCGCGACGAGTACCGCTACCACGAGGCCCTGGTGCACCCCGTGATGAACGGCCCGCACGCACGCGTGCTCGTCCTCGGCGGCGGTGACGGCCTGGCCGCCCGCGAGGTGCTGCGCCACCCCGGCGTACGGCGGGTCGACGTCGTCGAGGTCGACCCGGCGGTGGTCCGGCTGGCCCGCCGCGACCCCGCCCTGTCCCGCCTCAACCAGCACGTCTACGACGACCCCCGCGTCCACGTCACCACGGACGACGCCTTCCGCCGGCTGCGGGCCACGCCCCCGGGGTCGTACGACGTCGTGATCGCGGACCTCCCCGACCCCGGCATCAGTGCCAGTACGAAGCTGTACTCGCAGGAGTTCTACGGCCTGGCCCGGCGCACGCTCGCGGACGACGGCCGGCTCGTCGTGCACGCGGGCCCGGTGGCCACCCGCCGCCGGGTGTTCTGGACGGTGGAGACGACGATCCGCTCGGCCGGGCTGCGGACGGTGCCGTACCGGGTCGACGGGCGCCGCGTCTGCTCCGTGCGCGGCCCCGACCGCACGGCGCGCACGGGGGTCCGGGGGCTCCGGGACTGGGGCTTCGTCCTGGCCGCCCGCACCCGCCCGGCGCTGCGGCTCGATCCGGCGGCGCCGCGGCCGCGCTCGCTCACGCGGGAGGGGCTGGCGGGGGACCGGCGGGCGGCGGCCCGCACCCGGCTGCGCGGGCTGACCCCGTCGACGCTGGTGCACCCGCGCTACGCGGACTGACTGAGCCGCCCCGGCGAATCGCCGCTTCGACGGGTTCGGTCCGGGCCCCGGTGGGTAGGCTCGGCCGGCATGGAGCATGAGGTGTTCGTTCCGGTACCGGCCGAGCGGCTCGGAGAGGTGCTCGCCGACCCCGAGCGGGTGGCCAGGGCCGTGCCGGGGTTCCAGCAGGACGCGGGGGCGGAGCCCGGCGCGGGCCGCCTGAAGGTGCGCGTCGGGGGGCACACCATCACGTACCGCGGCGCGTTCGGGGTCGTCCGGCGGGACGACGGCTCGTACGCGCTCGAGGGCGACGCGACGGAGGCCCGCGGCAGCGGTGCGGTGCGGCTCGCGCTGACGGTGCGGCTGCGGCCGGACGGGGCCGGCACGGTCCTGACGTTCAGCGGCACCGCCACGGCGACCGGCCGTATCGCCGAACTGCCCGCGGAGACGGTGCGGTCGGCGGGCGCCCGCCTGCTGACCCGCGCCGCGGAGAACGCGGGACGGGCCGCGGCGGAGCCGCCCCGACCGGAGGCTCCGGAGTCCGGCGCCGAACCGCAGCCGTCGGAGCCGGCGCCGGCGCCTGCGGCTGACGACGAGTCGTCGGAGCCGGTCCCCTCCCTCTTCGAGACGGAGGTGCCGCCGCCCTCGCTGGAGAACCCGGACGACCTGGACGACTCGGAGGACTCGGGCGACTCCGACGACTCGGAGGCCGAGCCGCCGGCCGAGGCGGCGCATGCGCGGCGGACGATGATCGGGCGGAGCGCGGAGGAGGTCGACCACGCCCCGCCGCGCGGGCGCTACGCGCCGGTTCCGGCGCCGGAGGCGATGGCGTCGGCGGGGGCGCTGCGGTGGGCCGCCCCCGCGGCGGCGGTCGTCCTGGCCTCGGCGATCGTCATGACCCGCTACCTCCGCAAACGCCGCTGACCCCACCACCGTTTCCTCGCCCCCGCCGCCCCTACCCTTCCCATCCCCGGGGGCAGGCCCCCGGACCCCCGCAGGTCACGTCGTCGGCCGCGGACCGGTGGGGGTACGCCGCGCAGTTCCCCGCGCCCCCCAAAGCAGGGACAGGCGCCTGCCCCTGCTCCGCGGCTCCGCCGCAGGGGCGCGGGGCTGTGTTGTTTCGCGGCTTCGCCGCGGGGGGCGCGAGCCACCGCAGCCCCGTCAGGGGCGCGGGACTGTGTTGTTTCGCGGCTTCGCCGCGGGGGGCGCGAGCCACCGCAGCCCCGTCAGGGGCGCGGGGAACTGCGCGAGCAACCAGGAACCCACCCGCACCCGCCCACGAACCGCCCCCACTCGAGCTCTCCCGCGTCTCACCCACCCACCCACCCACCCGCACTCGCTCACGCCCCACCCCCCCGCCCCGAGCCCACTCACCCCCGGTCCCCCCTCCCGGGGTGCAAGGGGCGGAGCCCCTTGAGGATGGGAAGGGTAAGGGCGGCGGGGGCGAAAAAGGTTGCCGTCGCCCCACCCCCGCTAGGGTCACCCCCGTGAGCAACGAACCGATCACGCTGACCGCGGGCCCCGCGGAGGCCACCCTCCACCCCGCCAACGGCGGCCGCCTCACCTCCCTCACCCTCGCCGGCACCCAACTCCTCCGCCAGGGCGACCGCTACGGCTGCTTCCCCATGGTCCCCTGGTGCGGCCGCACCAGGAACGGCCGCTTCCGCGACGGCACCACCGTCCACCAACTCCCCCTCAACTCCCCACCGCACGCCATCCACGGCACCGCCCGCACCGAACCCTGGACCACCGCCCGCACCACCCCCACCGAGGCCGTCCTGACCTACGACCTCACCGACCCGTGGCCCTACCCCGGCCGCGTCACCCAGGTCGTCACCCTCACCGAGGAGTCCCTCACCCTCGCCATGTCCGTGGAGACGTACGGCGACTCCTTCCCCGCCCAGATCGGCTGGCACCCCTGGTTCCGCCGCACCCTCGACGGCTCCGACGTCCGCCTCGACTTCACCCCCGCCTGGCAGGAGGAACGCGGCGACGACCACCTCCCCACCGGCAACCGCGTCGACCCCCGCCCCGGCCCCTGGGACGACTGCTTCGGCATGCCCGACGGCGTCGACGTCACCCTCACCTGGCCCGGCAGGCTCCAGCTGACGGTCGCGTCCCGCGAGAAGTGGGTCGTCGTCTACGACGAGCAGGAGGAGGCCGTGTGCGTGGAGCCGCAGACCGGCCCGCCCAACGGTCTCAACACGCTTCCGCGCCTGGTCACCCCCATCGAGCCGCTGGAAGCCGCCACCACCTGGACCTGGCGCCCCGCATAAGCTGAGCGCCATGATGACGGACGACGTGCGCGGCGCGCTGCTGCGGCAGATCAAGGACAAGGCCGTGGTGCACGGCAAGGTGACCCTCTCCTCCGGCCTGGAGGCCGACTACTACGTCGACCTGCGCCGCGTCACCCTCGACGGCGAGGCCGCGCCGCTGGTCGGCCAGGTGCTGCTCGACCTGACCGAGGGTCTGGAGTACGACGCCGTCGGCGGCCTCACGATGGGCGCCGACCCGGTCGCCGGCGCGATGCTGCACGCCGCCGCCGCGCGCGGCCGGCGCCTGGACGCGTTCGTCGTCCGCAAGGCGGCCAAGGCGCACGGCATGCAGCGCCGGGTCGAGGGGCCGGACATCAGGGGCCGCCGGGTCCTGGTCGTCGAGGACACCTCCACCACCGGCGGTTCGCCGCTCACCGCCGTGGAGGCGGTGCGGGAGGCCGGCGCCGAGGTCGTCGCCGTCGCCACCATCGTCGACCGCGCCACGGGCGCCGACGAGAAGATCCGTGAGGGCGCCGGAGTGCCGTACCTGTACGCGTACGGCAAGGACGAACTGGGCCTGGACTAGCCCCGCGCCCGTCCCGCACCGGCCCCGCGCCGAGCCCGCACCGACCCGGTTATCCACAGGCTGGACAGGGTGTCCGTCGCATCGGGCCGAGTCTGGAAGGATGGGGCCGACGATGACGTCACCCCCTAGGTCAGGGTCGTAAGTACGCAGAACGCATCCCGTACATCACAAGGAGCGGACAGATGCCCATCGCAACCCCCGAGGTCTACAACGAGATGCTCGACCGGGCGAAGGCAGGCAAGTTCGCCTACCCGGCCATCAACGTGACCTCGTCCCAGACCCTGCACGCGGCGCTGCGCGGCTTCGCGGAGGCGGAGAGCGACGGCATCGTCCAGATCTCCACGGGCGGCGCGGAGTTCCTCGGCGGCCAGCACAACAAGGACATGGTGACCGGCGCGGTCGCCCTGGCCGAGTTCGCGCACATCGTCGCCGAGAAGTACGACGTGAACATCGCGCTGCACACCGACCACTGCCCGAAGGACAAGCTCGACGGGTACGTGCGGCCGCTGCTCGCGGTGTCGGAGGAGCGGGTCAAGGCCGGCCGCAACCCGCTGTTCCAGTCCCACATGTGGGACGGCTCGGCCGAGACGCTGGCCGACAACCTCGCCATCGCGCAGGAGCTGCTGGGCCGCGCCGCCGCCGCGAAGATCATCCTCGAGGTCGAGATCACCCCGACCGGCGGCGAGGAGGACGGCGTCTCGCACGAGATCAACGACTCCCTCTACACGACGGTCGACGACGTGACCCGCACCGCCGAGGCCCTCGGCCTGGGCGAGAAGGGCCGCTACCTGCTGGCCGCGTCCTTCGGCAACGTGCACGGCGTGTACAAGCCGGGCAACGTCGTGCTCCGCCCGGAGCTGCTGAAGGAGCTGAACGAGGGCGTGGCCGCGAAGTACGGCCGGCCGGCCGGCAGCCAGCCCTTCGACTTCGTCTTCCACGGCGGCTCCGGCTCCACGGAGGAGGAGATCCGCACGGCGCTGGAGAACGGCGTGGTGAAGATGAACATCGACACGGACACGCAGTACGCCTTCACGCGCCCCGTCGTCGACCACGTGTTCAGGAACTACGACGGCGTCCTCAAGGTCGACGGCGAGGTCGGCTCCAAGAAGACCTACGACCCCCGGACCTGGGGCAAGCTCGCCGAGGCCGGCATGTCCCAGCGAGTGGTAACAGCCTGCGGCCACCTCCGCTCCACGGGCACGAAGATCAAGTAACAGCACACCAGCACCCGTGAAAGTCCCCCGCGCCCCTGCCTTCAGGGGCGCGGGGAACTGCGCGAGAACCCCCCCACCCACCCGCACTCGCCGAACGACCCCACCCACCCGAGCTCTCCCGCGCCCCCCGACGGAGCCGAACCCCCGGCCGGCGCCGACAACCGCACCCCGGCGGAGCCGTCTGGTGCCACCCCCGCCCCTGCGGGATGATCCCCCCATGGCCGCACCCCCCGGCACCCCCCTCCCCACCTCCACCGCCCGCTGGATCCTCCTCACCACCGTCCTCGGCTCCAGCATGGCCCTCCTGGACAGCACCGTCGTCAACGTCGCCCTCCCCCGCATCGGCCGCGACCTGAACGCCCCCCTCACCGCCCTCCAGTGGACCGTCAACGCCTACCTCCTCACCCTCGCCGCCCTCATCCTCCTCGGCGGCTCCCTGGGCGACAGATACGGCCGCCGCCGCGTCTTCGTCCTCGGCGTGACGTGGTTCGCCACCGCCTCCCTCGCGTGCGGCCTCGCCCCCACCCCCGGCATCCTCATCGCCGCCCGCGCCCTCCAGGGCATCGGCGGCGCCCTCCTCACCCCCGGCTCGCTCGCCCTCATCCAGGCCTCCTTCCCCCCGGAGGACCGCGCGCGGGCGGTCGGCATCTGGTCCGGCTTCGGCGGCATCGGCGCCGCCGTCGGCCCGTTCCTCGGCGGCTGGCTGGTCAACGGCCCCGGCTGGCGCTGGGTGTTCCTGCTCAACGTCCCCCTCGCCCTGATCTGCGTCCCGGTCGCCCTGCGGCACGTCCCGGAGTCCTCCGACGAGCGCGCCCACGGCCGCTTCGACCTGCTCGGCGCCACCCTCGGCGCCCTCGCGCTCGCCCTGGTGACGTACGCCCTCGTCGAGGCCCGCCAGGGCTCCCTGACCGTCGCGCTCACCGCCCTCGCGGGCGTGGCGGCGGGCATCGGCTTCCTCCACGTCGAACGACGCGCCCCGGACCCGATGATGCCGCCGTCGATCTTCGCCTCGCGCCAGTTCACCGCCGTCAACCTGGTGACGCTGTGCGTGTACGCCGCCTTCGGCGGCTTCTTCTTCCTGACCGCACTGCAACTCCAGGTGGTCTCCGGCTACTCACCGCTGAAGGCCGGCACGGCCATGCTGCCCACGACCGCCCTGATGCTGCTCTTCTCGGCCCGCTCCGGCGCGCTGGCGGAGCGGATCGGCCCGCGGCTCCCGCTCACCGTCGGCCCGCTGCTGTGCGCGGCCGCGATGCTGCTGATGCTGCGGGTGGGGAAGGACGCGGCGTACCTCACCGACGTGCTGCCCGCGCTGCTGGTGATGGGCGCCGGCATGGTCACCCTGGTGGCACCCCTGACGGCGACGGTCCTGGCGTCCGTGGACGCCGGCCGGGCCGGCCTGGCGAGCGGCATCAACAACGCGGCCGCCCGCGCCGCCGGCCTCGTGGCGGTGGCGGCCCTGCCCCTGCTGACCGGCATGGACGACGAGGCCTACCGCTCGCCCGACGCCTTCGACACGGCGTTCGGCCACGCCATGCCGATCTGCGCCGCCGTCCTCGCGGCGGGCGCGCTGCTGGCCGCCGCCACGATCCGCCGGCCGCCCGCCGACTGCGCCCACCCCGAATGCACCCACCACGGCAACGTCACCACGCCGCCCTTGGAACCACCGGCGCCCCACAAGGAGCGCGAGGAACGGCGCGAGCAACCACGGCACGACCCGCACCCGCCCGCGATCGACAACCCCCCGAGCTAGAAGCGGCCAAAGCCAGGGGGCACCCCAAG
The DNA window shown above is from Streptomyces sp. NBC_00670 and carries:
- the fbaA gene encoding class II fructose-bisphosphate aldolase, which encodes MPIATPEVYNEMLDRAKAGKFAYPAINVTSSQTLHAALRGFAEAESDGIVQISTGGAEFLGGQHNKDMVTGAVALAEFAHIVAEKYDVNIALHTDHCPKDKLDGYVRPLLAVSEERVKAGRNPLFQSHMWDGSAETLADNLAIAQELLGRAAAAKIILEVEITPTGGEEDGVSHEINDSLYTTVDDVTRTAEALGLGEKGRYLLAASFGNVHGVYKPGNVVLRPELLKELNEGVAAKYGRPAGSQPFDFVFHGGSGSTEEEIRTALENGVVKMNIDTDTQYAFTRPVVDHVFRNYDGVLKVDGEVGSKKTYDPRTWGKLAEAGMSQRVVTACGHLRSTGTKIK
- the pyrE gene encoding orotate phosphoribosyltransferase produces the protein MTDDVRGALLRQIKDKAVVHGKVTLSSGLEADYYVDLRRVTLDGEAAPLVGQVLLDLTEGLEYDAVGGLTMGADPVAGAMLHAAAARGRRLDAFVVRKAAKAHGMQRRVEGPDIRGRRVLVVEDTSTTGGSPLTAVEAVREAGAEVVAVATIVDRATGADEKIREGAGVPYLYAYGKDELGLD
- a CDS encoding SRPBCC family protein; this translates as MEHEVFVPVPAERLGEVLADPERVARAVPGFQQDAGAEPGAGRLKVRVGGHTITYRGAFGVVRRDDGSYALEGDATEARGSGAVRLALTVRLRPDGAGTVLTFSGTATATGRIAELPAETVRSAGARLLTRAAENAGRAAAEPPRPEAPESGAEPQPSEPAPAPAADDESSEPVPSLFETEVPPPSLENPDDLDDSEDSGDSDDSEAEPPAEAAHARRTMIGRSAEEVDHAPPRGRYAPVPAPEAMASAGALRWAAPAAAVVLASAIVMTRYLRKRR
- a CDS encoding polyamine aminopropyltransferase — its product is MIDPHAPAPPGAPPRRGEPGRAPLPVRPGTGRFLVLTGVFVCAACGLVYELELVALASYLIGDTVTQASVVLSVMVFAMGIGSLAAKRLRCRAAVGFGAVEAALALVGGLSAMALYAVFAWTGGDWAGVPAAGPRCLLVAFSLAIGLLIGAEVPLLMELIQRIRRQEAGGAVADLFAADYVGALVGGLAFPFLLLPLLGQLEGALLTGAVNALAGAALVLGLFGRDLPPRARRVLLTVNVTVLGLLATAAFLVGDFERAARHAVYGADVRVALHTDVQEVVLTGGDHGRPLDLFLDGRLRVSGRDEYRYHEALVHPVMNGPHARVLVLGGGDGLAAREVLRHPGVRRVDVVEVDPAVVRLARRDPALSRLNQHVYDDPRVHVTTDDAFRRLRATPPGSYDVVIADLPDPGISASTKLYSQEFYGLARRTLADDGRLVVHAGPVATRRRVFWTVETTIRSAGLRTVPYRVDGRRVCSVRGPDRTARTGVRGLRDWGFVLAARTRPALRLDPAAPRPRSLTREGLAGDRRAAARTRLRGLTPSTLVHPRYAD
- a CDS encoding aldose epimerase family protein, coding for MSNEPITLTAGPAEATLHPANGGRLTSLTLAGTQLLRQGDRYGCFPMVPWCGRTRNGRFRDGTTVHQLPLNSPPHAIHGTARTEPWTTARTTPTEAVLTYDLTDPWPYPGRVTQVVTLTEESLTLAMSVETYGDSFPAQIGWHPWFRRTLDGSDVRLDFTPAWQEERGDDHLPTGNRVDPRPGPWDDCFGMPDGVDVTLTWPGRLQLTVASREKWVVVYDEQEEAVCVEPQTGPPNGLNTLPRLVTPIEPLEAATTWTWRPA
- a CDS encoding MFS transporter, encoding MAAPPGTPLPTSTARWILLTTVLGSSMALLDSTVVNVALPRIGRDLNAPLTALQWTVNAYLLTLAALILLGGSLGDRYGRRRVFVLGVTWFATASLACGLAPTPGILIAARALQGIGGALLTPGSLALIQASFPPEDRARAVGIWSGFGGIGAAVGPFLGGWLVNGPGWRWVFLLNVPLALICVPVALRHVPESSDERAHGRFDLLGATLGALALALVTYALVEARQGSLTVALTALAGVAAGIGFLHVERRAPDPMMPPSIFASRQFTAVNLVTLCVYAAFGGFFFLTALQLQVVSGYSPLKAGTAMLPTTALMLLFSARSGALAERIGPRLPLTVGPLLCAAAMLLMLRVGKDAAYLTDVLPALLVMGAGMVTLVAPLTATVLASVDAGRAGLASGINNAAARAAGLVAVAALPLLTGMDDEAYRSPDAFDTAFGHAMPICAAVLAAGALLAAATIRRPPADCAHPECTHHGNVTTPPLEPPAPHKEREERREQPRHDPHPPAIDNPPS